The proteins below come from a single Balaenoptera acutorostrata chromosome 2, mBalAcu1.1, whole genome shotgun sequence genomic window:
- the RACK1 gene encoding receptor of activated protein C kinase 1: MTEQMTLRGTLKGHNGWVTQIATTPQFPDMILSASRDKTIIMWKLTRDETNYGIPQRALRGHSHFVSDVVISSDGQFALSGSWDGTLRLWDLTTGTTTRRFVGHTKDVLSVAFSSDNRQIVSGSRDKTIKLWNTLGVCKYTVQDESHSEWVSCVRFSPNSSNPIIVSCGWDKLVKVWNLANCKLKTNHIGHTGYLNTVTVSPDGSLCASGGKDGQAMLWDLNEGKHLYTLDGGDIINALCFSPNRYWLCAATGPSIKIWDLEGKIIVDELKQEVISTSSKAEPPQCTSLAWSADGQTLFAGYTDNLVRVWQVTIGTR, translated from the exons ATGACTGAACAGATGACCCTTCGTGGCACCCTCAAGGGCCACAACGGCTGGGTGACCCAGATCGCTACCACTCCCCAGTTCCCGGACATGATACTGTCCGCCTCTCGAG ACAAGACCATCATCATGTGGAAGCTGACCAGAGATGAGACCAACTACGGTATCCCACAGCGTGCTCTTCGGGGTCACTCCCACTTCGTTAGTGACGTGGTCATCTCCTCAGATGGCCAGTTTGCCCTCTCAGGCTCCTGGGATGGAACCCTTCGCCTCTGGGATCTCACAAC GGGCACTACCACGCGCCGATTTGTAGGCCATACCAAGGATGTGCTGAGTGTGGCCTTCTCTTCTGACAACCGACAGATTGTCTCTGGCTCCCGAGATAAAACCATCAAGCTATGGAATACTCTGGGTGTATGCAAATATACTGTCCAG GATGAGAGCCACTCAGAGTGGGTGTCTTGCGTCCGCTTCTCGCCCAACAGCAGCAATCCCATTATTGTCTCCTGTGGCTGGGACAAGCTGGTCAAG GTATGGAACTTAGCAAACTGTAAGCTGAAGACCAATCACATTGGCCACACAGGCTACCTGAACACTGTGACCGTCTCTCCAGATGGATCCCTCTGTGCTTCTGGAGGCAAG GATGGCCAGGCCATGTTGTGGGACCTCAATGAAGGCAAGCACCTTTACACGCTAGATGGTGGGGACATCATCAATGCCCTGTGCTTCAGTCCCAACCGCTACTGGCTCTGTGCTGCTACGGGCCCTAGCATCAAGATCTGG GACTTGGAGGGCAAAATCATTGTAGATGAATTGAAGCAAGAAGTTATCAGTACCAGCAGTAAGGCAGAGCCGCCTCAGTGTACCTCTCTGGCCTGGTCTGCTGATGGCCAG ACTCTGTTTGCTGGCTACACAGACAACCTGGTGCGAGTGTGGCAGGTGACCATTGGCACCCGCTAA